In Nocardia asteroides, a single genomic region encodes these proteins:
- the trpS gene encoding tryptophan--tRNA ligase yields MSSSAQPGERKQRVLSGIQPTSSSFHLGNYLGALQYWVTMQDDYDALYFIPDLHAITVPQDPKELRARTRGAAAQLLAIGIDPKKSTLFVQSQVPEHAELAWVLSCITGFGEASRMTQFKDKSLKQGADNTTVGLFTYPVLMAADILLYRPHQVPVGEDQRQHLELTRNLAQRFNTRFKKTFVVPEAHIVKGTAKIYDLQDPTAKMSKSASTDAGLINLLDDPKVTAKKIRSAVTDTEREIRFDQAAKPGVSNLLVILSSVTGTPIDTLEKDYAGKGYGDLKADVAAALVEFVTPFRARVDEYLSDQGELDRILAAGAARAREIAGNTLAQVYDRVGLLTR; encoded by the coding sequence ATGTCCAGCTCCGCGCAGCCCGGTGAGCGCAAACAGCGCGTGCTCTCCGGGATCCAGCCGACCAGTTCCTCGTTCCACCTCGGCAACTACCTGGGCGCGCTGCAGTACTGGGTCACCATGCAGGACGACTACGACGCCCTGTACTTCATCCCCGACCTGCACGCCATCACCGTCCCCCAGGACCCGAAGGAGCTGCGCGCCCGCACCCGCGGCGCCGCCGCGCAGCTGCTCGCCATCGGCATCGACCCGAAGAAGTCGACGCTCTTCGTGCAGAGCCAGGTGCCCGAGCACGCCGAGCTCGCCTGGGTGCTGAGCTGCATCACCGGCTTCGGCGAGGCGAGCCGGATGACCCAGTTCAAGGACAAGTCGCTCAAGCAGGGCGCGGACAACACCACCGTCGGGCTCTTCACCTACCCGGTGCTCATGGCCGCCGACATCCTGCTCTACCGCCCGCACCAGGTGCCGGTCGGCGAGGACCAGCGCCAGCACCTGGAGCTGACCCGGAATCTCGCGCAGCGCTTCAACACCCGCTTCAAGAAGACCTTCGTCGTGCCGGAGGCACACATCGTGAAGGGCACCGCCAAGATCTACGACCTGCAGGACCCGACCGCCAAGATGAGCAAATCGGCCTCGACCGACGCCGGGCTGATCAACCTGCTCGACGACCCGAAGGTGACGGCCAAGAAGATCCGCTCCGCGGTCACCGACACCGAGCGCGAGATTCGCTTCGACCAGGCGGCCAAGCCGGGCGTCAGCAACCTGCTGGTGATCCTGAGTTCGGTCACCGGCACCCCGATCGACACCCTCGAGAAGGATTACGCGGGCAAGGGTTACGGCGACCTGAAAGCCGACGTCGCCGCGGCCCTTGTCGAGTTCGTCACCCCGTTCCGCGCCCGGGTCGACGAGTACCTGAGTGATCAGGGCGAACTCGACCGCATCCTCGCCGCCGGTGCCGCGCGGGCGCGCGAGATCGCCGGCAACACGCTCGCACAGGTTTACGATCGGGTGGGGCTGCTCACTCGGTGA
- the yhjD gene encoding inner membrane protein YhjD — protein sequence MQVIDDTKAGIERRIQARPWLDHVVRAGGRYQRQRGDYYAAGITYFTVLSLFPLLMVAFAVAGFVLAGNPDLLGQVQEKVIENVPGSMGDQLNDLIDQAIRSRSTVGVLGLLTGVYTGLGWMANLRAALTEQWDQKTEEGNWFTTKLSDFVALLGLGLAMAVSLGLSGLASSGLGESLLRFFKLSELPGARFLLVLIGIVLGSLASWAVFCWIIARLPREPVTLKSAAKAAAIAAVVFEVFKLVASLYLQTVLSSPAGATFGSIIGLMVFSYITYRIVLFATAWAATARENEREVTVPAPAPAVIEPRVGPAGTTAAAGAAWFGAGAAAALGIWLLRKR from the coding sequence ATGCAGGTGATCGACGACACCAAGGCCGGGATCGAGCGGCGCATCCAGGCCAGGCCGTGGCTGGACCACGTGGTCCGGGCCGGTGGCCGCTACCAGCGCCAGCGCGGTGACTACTACGCCGCCGGGATCACCTACTTCACCGTGCTCTCGCTCTTCCCGCTGCTCATGGTGGCCTTCGCGGTCGCCGGGTTCGTGCTCGCGGGCAACCCCGACCTGCTCGGGCAGGTGCAGGAGAAGGTCATCGAGAACGTCCCCGGCTCGATGGGCGACCAGCTCAACGACCTGATCGACCAGGCCATCCGCTCCCGGAGCACGGTCGGCGTGCTCGGGCTGCTCACCGGCGTCTACACCGGGCTCGGCTGGATGGCGAACCTGCGCGCGGCGCTCACCGAGCAGTGGGACCAGAAGACCGAGGAGGGGAACTGGTTCACCACCAAACTCTCCGACTTCGTCGCGCTGCTCGGGCTCGGGCTGGCCATGGCGGTCTCGCTCGGGCTCTCCGGGCTGGCCTCCAGCGGGCTGGGCGAGTCGCTGCTGCGGTTCTTCAAGCTCTCCGAGCTGCCGGGGGCGCGGTTCCTGCTGGTGCTGATCGGCATCGTGCTCGGCTCGCTCGCCTCGTGGGCGGTGTTCTGCTGGATCATCGCCCGGCTGCCGCGCGAGCCGGTGACGCTGAAGAGCGCGGCCAAGGCGGCGGCGATCGCGGCGGTGGTCTTCGAGGTGTTCAAGCTGGTGGCCTCGCTCTACCTGCAGACGGTGCTGAGCAGTCCGGCCGGGGCGACCTTCGGGTCGATCATCGGCCTGATGGTGTTCAGCTACATCACCTATCGGATCGTGCTCTTCGCCACGGCGTGGGCGGCGACCGCGCGGGAGAACGAGCGCGAGGTGACGGTTCCGGCCCCCGCTCCCGCTGTCATCGAGCCGCGGGTCGGGCCCGCCGGGACCACCGCCGCGGCGGGGGCCGCCTGGTTCGGCGCGGGCGCCGCTGCCGCGCTGGGGATTTGGCTGTTGCGCAAGCGCTGA
- a CDS encoding D-alanyl-D-alanine carboxypeptidase family protein → MNTRDPWRAVAAVLATAALLAGAVAAPAIAQPPAPPTTTPFSTPDTADCAQRTKPPAPIDASEVPAPGERAPEPLPVPSPAVGGRRMAECGVVLPDSAGSVPAEISATAWVVADLDTGEVLAAKDPHGRYRPASTIKVLLATVALRALKLDTVVTGTAADADVEGTRVGIGPGGRYTNRQLLQALVMASGNDAAHALSAQLGGDQVAVAKMNDLARSLRALDTRAATPSGLDGPGMSTSAYDLAALFREAMTEPRFAEFIRTEQIDFPGFPPDPRIPGDPDHPGFVIGNDNHLLYNYEGALGGKTGFTDDARQTFVAGAERGGRRLVVTLLKADVLPLRPWEQAARLLDYGFAVQRGAGVGALPDGSAAPSDGGPTLAAPPAGATGDRDMPRTGSDARDRARIFFIAAGVFIVLALLVAARSVNRRRR, encoded by the coding sequence ATGAACACTCGCGACCCGTGGCGCGCGGTCGCCGCGGTGCTGGCCACCGCCGCCCTGCTCGCCGGCGCCGTGGCCGCGCCGGCCATCGCCCAGCCCCCCGCACCGCCGACCACCACCCCGTTCAGCACGCCGGACACCGCCGACTGCGCGCAGCGGACCAAGCCGCCCGCCCCGATCGACGCCTCCGAGGTGCCCGCGCCGGGCGAGCGGGCGCCCGAGCCGCTGCCGGTGCCTTCGCCTGCCGTCGGCGGTAGACGGATGGCGGAATGCGGTGTCGTACTGCCCGATTCGGCCGGATCCGTGCCCGCCGAGATCTCCGCCACCGCCTGGGTGGTCGCCGACCTGGACACCGGCGAGGTGCTCGCGGCCAAGGACCCGCACGGCCGCTACCGGCCCGCGAGCACCATCAAGGTGCTGCTCGCCACGGTGGCGCTGCGCGCGCTGAAACTCGACACCGTGGTCACCGGCACCGCCGCGGACGCCGACGTGGAGGGAACGCGCGTCGGCATCGGCCCCGGCGGGCGCTACACCAACCGGCAGCTGCTCCAGGCGCTGGTGATGGCGTCGGGCAACGACGCCGCGCACGCGCTCTCCGCCCAGCTCGGCGGCGACCAGGTCGCGGTCGCGAAGATGAACGACCTGGCCCGCTCGCTGCGGGCGCTGGACACCAGGGCCGCGACGCCGTCCGGGCTGGACGGGCCCGGCATGAGCACCTCCGCCTACGACCTGGCGGCGCTCTTCCGCGAGGCCATGACCGAGCCGCGATTCGCCGAGTTCATCCGCACCGAACAGATCGACTTCCCCGGCTTCCCGCCCGATCCGCGCATCCCCGGCGACCCCGACCACCCCGGTTTCGTGATCGGCAACGACAACCACCTGCTCTACAACTACGAGGGCGCGCTCGGCGGCAAGACCGGGTTCACCGACGACGCCAGGCAGACCTTCGTCGCCGGCGCCGAGCGCGGCGGCCGCAGGCTGGTGGTGACGCTGCTCAAGGCGGACGTGCTGCCGCTGCGGCCGTGGGAGCAGGCGGCCCGGCTGCTCGACTACGGGTTCGCCGTGCAGCGGGGGGCCGGGGTCGGGGCCCTGCCGGACGGTTCCGCCGCGCCGTCCGACGGGGGTCCGACGCTGGCCGCGCCGCCCGCGGGGGCCACCGGCGACCGCGACATGCCCCGTACCGGCAGCGATGCCCGCGACCGCGCCCGGATCTTCTTCATCGCAGCGGGCGTTTTCATCGTCCTGGCCCTGCTCGTCGCCGCGCGCAGCGTCAACCGCCGTAGGCGCTGA
- a CDS encoding DHA2 family efflux MFS transporter permease subunit — translation MPPSATHRWSALGAMALAMTVIGLDMTVLTVALPTLAIDLGAGSAALQWFSTAYTLALAAVLLPAGTLGDRYGRRSLLLGALLVFGLASVACAYADSPGQLIAARTVLGIAAAAMIPMTMATVTVLFADPAERARAMSIWVTATAIGLPLGPILGGWLLTTFWWGSVFLINVPVVLIGMAAVAALVPESRDPGRRPMDLPGTGLSVAGMLALTYGLIRLGEDGLADPLGWLSTAAGVALLVALVYHQRRAAYPLADLELFRRSGFRWGSVFAVVITFGLFGLFFTLPQYYRAVLEVDALGSGLRLLPLIAGLLVGSRAGDVLRVRLGTARTVGFGLGLLALGLGLGGCTSVASGFGFVALWVALTGAGMGAALPAAMAAALDDLAGDRAGAGSALIQALRQAAGTIAVAFLGAVLAAVYRSELGAANRPPVDESVNAGVAVARQLGDAALLERVQAAFVAGMGVMLALCALLCLVAAPVALRTLPGRAAPRLADPSESGHGR, via the coding sequence GTGCCCCCTTCCGCCACCCACCGCTGGTCCGCGCTCGGCGCGATGGCGCTGGCCATGACCGTCATCGGCCTCGACATGACGGTGCTGACCGTCGCGCTGCCGACGCTCGCCATCGACCTCGGCGCGGGAAGCGCTGCACTGCAGTGGTTCTCCACCGCCTACACGCTCGCGCTGGCCGCCGTCCTGCTCCCCGCGGGCACGCTCGGTGACCGGTACGGCAGGCGCTCGCTGCTGCTCGGCGCGCTGCTCGTCTTCGGGCTCGCCTCGGTGGCCTGCGCCTACGCGGACTCGCCCGGTCAGCTGATCGCCGCCCGCACGGTGCTCGGGATCGCCGCGGCCGCCATGATCCCGATGACCATGGCCACCGTGACCGTGCTCTTCGCCGATCCGGCCGAGCGCGCGCGGGCCATGTCCATCTGGGTGACCGCCACCGCGATCGGGCTGCCGCTCGGCCCGATCCTCGGCGGCTGGCTGCTGACCACCTTCTGGTGGGGCTCGGTGTTCCTGATCAACGTGCCGGTGGTGCTGATCGGCATGGCCGCGGTGGCGGCGCTGGTCCCGGAGTCGCGGGATCCGGGGCGGCGCCCGATGGATCTGCCGGGAACCGGTCTCTCCGTCGCCGGGATGCTCGCGCTCACCTACGGTCTGATCCGGCTCGGCGAGGACGGCCTCGCCGACCCGCTCGGCTGGCTGAGTACGGCCGCCGGTGTCGCCCTGCTGGTGGCGCTCGTGTACCACCAGCGGCGCGCCGCGTACCCGCTGGCCGATCTGGAGTTGTTCCGGCGCAGCGGTTTCCGCTGGGGCTCGGTGTTCGCGGTGGTCATCACCTTCGGGCTGTTCGGGCTCTTCTTCACGCTGCCGCAGTACTACCGCGCCGTGCTGGAGGTGGACGCGCTCGGCAGCGGGCTGCGGCTGCTGCCGCTGATCGCCGGGTTGCTGGTGGGGTCGCGGGCGGGCGATGTGCTTCGGGTCCGGCTCGGCACCGCGCGCACGGTCGGGTTCGGCCTCGGGCTGCTCGCGCTCGGCCTCGGGCTCGGCGGCTGCACCTCGGTGGCGAGCGGGTTCGGCTTCGTGGCGCTGTGGGTGGCGCTGACCGGCGCGGGCATGGGCGCCGCGCTGCCCGCGGCGATGGCGGCGGCGCTGGACGACCTCGCCGGCGATCGCGCGGGCGCGGGCTCCGCGCTGATCCAGGCGCTGCGCCAGGCCGCGGGGACGATCGCGGTCGCCTTCCTCGGCGCGGTGCTCGCCGCGGTCTACCGGTCCGAGCTCGGCGCCGCGAACCGGCCGCCGGTCGACGAGAGCGTGAACGCCGGGGTAGCGGTGGCGCGGCAGCTCGGGGACGCCGCGCTGCTGGAGCGGGTCCAGGCCGCCTTCGTCGCCGGAATGGGCGTCATGCTCGCGCTCTGCGCGCTGCTCTGCCTGGTCGCGGCGCCGGTGGCGCTGCGGACGTTGCCCGGGCGCGCCGCGCCGCGGCTCGCCGATCCGTCAGAATCGGGGCATGGCCGATGA
- a CDS encoding TetR family transcriptional regulator codes for MADDVAVRGLRERKKERTRRTIREQAFRLFREQGYAETTVEQIAAAAEVSPSTFFRYFPAKEQLILADDLDAPLIAEYRAQPPELSLFAAFRAAMATVLSSVPPADLAFEQERQDLLYHTPELRSAIAVELERGIDMLSGLFAERLGRDPDDEEVRVTAGAFTGAVLVTALGSPLDWAALDRALALLENGLPLGRSAG; via the coding sequence ATGGCCGATGACGTCGCGGTGCGCGGACTGCGCGAACGCAAGAAGGAACGCACCCGCCGCACCATTCGCGAGCAGGCCTTCCGGCTGTTCCGGGAGCAGGGCTACGCGGAGACGACCGTCGAGCAGATCGCGGCGGCCGCCGAGGTCTCGCCGAGCACCTTCTTCCGCTACTTCCCGGCCAAGGAGCAGCTGATCCTGGCCGACGACCTGGATGCCCCGCTGATCGCCGAGTACCGGGCGCAGCCGCCGGAGCTGAGCCTGTTCGCGGCGTTCCGGGCGGCCATGGCGACGGTCCTGAGCTCGGTGCCGCCGGCGGACCTCGCCTTCGAGCAGGAACGCCAGGACCTGCTCTACCACACCCCGGAGCTGCGCTCGGCCATCGCGGTGGAGCTCGAGCGCGGGATCGACATGCTGAGCGGGCTCTTCGCCGAGCGGCTCGGCCGCGACCCGGACGACGAGGAGGTCAGGGTGACGGCGGGCGCGTTCACCGGGGCGGTGCTCGTCACCGCGCTCGGCAGCCCGCTGGACTGGGCGGCGCTGGACCGAGCGCTCGCGCTGCTGGAGAACGGCCTGCCGCTGGGCCGGTCAGCCGGATAA
- a CDS encoding phenylalanine 4-monooxygenase, which translates to MFTEAQLYSPVTRGGDGAVRVRLSAEHPGARDREYRARRDAIAALALAHTPGEPAPRVAYTEREHAVWRTVSTELARKHRTYACAEIRLAAREFGLPTDHVPQLDQVSAALAPLSGFRYAPAAGLVPLREFFGAFADRVFHATQYLRHHSAPLYTPEPDAVHEIVGHGTQLASARLAALYVAVGAAARRLRTDAALKFLADVFWFSLEFGVLRERGELRCYGAGLLSSYGEIEEFRAALLRPLDVAAMGTAVYDITHYQPVLYCARSFTEVEEVLGAFFTGMDDDTPARCARDGRLSG; encoded by the coding sequence ATGTTCACCGAAGCGCAGCTCTACTCGCCGGTGACCCGCGGCGGCGACGGCGCGGTCCGGGTCCGGCTGAGCGCGGAGCACCCGGGCGCGCGGGACCGGGAGTACCGGGCCCGGCGCGACGCCATCGCGGCGCTGGCGCTGGCGCACACCCCGGGCGAGCCCGCCCCCCGGGTGGCCTACACCGAGCGCGAGCACGCCGTCTGGCGCACCGTCTCCACCGAGCTCGCGCGCAAGCACCGCACCTACGCCTGCGCCGAGATCCGGCTCGCTGCGCGGGAATTCGGGCTGCCGACCGACCACGTGCCGCAGCTGGACCAGGTCTCCGCCGCGCTGGCGCCGCTGAGCGGGTTCCGCTACGCGCCCGCCGCCGGGCTGGTGCCGCTGCGGGAGTTCTTCGGCGCGTTCGCGGACCGGGTCTTCCACGCCACCCAGTACCTGCGGCACCACAGCGCGCCGCTCTACACCCCGGAGCCGGACGCGGTGCACGAGATCGTCGGGCACGGCACCCAGCTGGCCAGTGCCAGGCTGGCCGCGCTCTACGTCGCGGTCGGCGCGGCGGCGCGGCGGCTGCGCACCGACGCCGCGCTGAAGTTCCTGGCCGACGTCTTCTGGTTCTCGCTGGAGTTCGGGGTGCTCCGGGAGCGCGGCGAGCTCCGCTGCTACGGGGCCGGGCTGCTCTCCTCGTACGGCGAGATCGAGGAGTTCCGCGCGGCCCTGCTGCGCCCGCTGGACGTGGCCGCCATGGGCACCGCGGTCTACGACATCACGCACTACCAGCCGGTGCTCTACTGCGCCCGCTCGTTCACCGAGGTCGAGGAGGTGCTCGGCGCCTTCTTCACCGGCATGGACGACGACACCCCCGCCCGCTGCGCCAGGGACGGGCGGTTATCCGGCTGA
- a CDS encoding type II toxin-antitoxin system VapB family antitoxin — protein MRTVRIDLDQRLLAAAAAILGTSNSNATVNEALRRIVVHERRLLHLERLAADSLAAPAPREPAVLDG, from the coding sequence ATGCGTACAGTGCGGATCGATCTCGACCAGCGGCTGCTGGCCGCCGCCGCAGCCATCCTGGGCACCTCGAACAGCAACGCCACGGTCAACGAGGCGCTGCGCCGGATCGTGGTGCACGAGCGCAGGCTGCTGCACCTGGAGCGGCTGGCCGCGGACTCGCTCGCCGCGCCCGCGCCGCGCGAACCGGCCGTGCTCGACGGCTGA
- a CDS encoding JAB domain-containing protein yields the protein MSVPLAGLPGDQRPRERLLALGAHALTDGELLALLLREGNRGIGVIDLAHALLAEYGGPAGLAAARPEELARRTGMGVAKASTVVAAFHLAARARGAAPGRVLAGAADVAAVASPLFTGARVEWLLVLVCDARHRLRHRVFVAQGALDEVAVPVREILNTVLRHDGRAFAVVHNHPSGDPSPSYDDRRASTVLGAAAGTVGLRFLGHVVLAGERWSRADPLPDGW from the coding sequence ATGTCGGTACCGTTGGCCGGTCTACCCGGTGATCAGCGTCCGAGGGAGCGGCTGCTCGCGCTCGGAGCGCACGCGCTCACCGACGGTGAGCTGCTCGCCCTGTTGTTGCGCGAGGGGAACCGCGGCATCGGCGTCATCGATCTCGCGCACGCCCTGCTCGCCGAGTACGGCGGGCCCGCCGGGCTGGCGGCGGCGCGGCCGGAGGAGCTCGCCCGGCGCACCGGGATGGGCGTCGCCAAGGCGTCGACGGTGGTCGCCGCCTTCCACCTGGCCGCGCGGGCCCGCGGCGCCGCCCCCGGGCGGGTGCTCGCCGGCGCCGCCGATGTCGCGGCGGTGGCGTCCCCGCTGTTCACCGGCGCGCGGGTGGAGTGGCTGCTGGTCCTGGTCTGCGATGCCAGGCACCGGCTGCGGCACCGGGTCTTCGTCGCGCAGGGCGCGCTGGACGAGGTCGCCGTCCCGGTGCGGGAGATCCTGAACACCGTGCTCAGGCACGACGGCCGCGCCTTCGCCGTCGTGCACAACCACCCGTCCGGCGATCCCTCGCCCAGCTACGACGACCGGCGCGCCAGCACCGTGCTCGGCGCCGCCGCCGGCACCGTCGGGCTCCGCTTCCTCGGCCACGTCGTGCTCGCCGGCGAGCGCTGGTCGCGCGCGGACCCGCTGCCGGACGGCTGGTGA
- a CDS encoding succinate dehydrogenase iron-sulfur subunit, which yields MTAVLDKSTPAAAAPVPEGSTMITVKVARFNPEDDLGAHWESFQVPVLTTDRFLNVLTYIKSYLDGTLTFRRSCAHGVCGSDAMRINGVNRLACKVLMKDMLPKDGKSITVSVEPIRGLPVEKDLIVNMEPFFDAFRAVKPYLMTSGNEPTRERIQSQADRARFDDTTKCILCACCTTSCPVYWHDGSYFGPAAIVNAHRFIFDSRDEGARERLDILNDVEGVWRCRTTFNCTDACPRGIEVTKAIQEVKRALLFAR from the coding sequence ATGACTGCCGTACTGGACAAGTCGACGCCGGCCGCCGCTGCGCCGGTGCCGGAGGGTTCGACCATGATCACCGTCAAGGTGGCGCGGTTCAACCCGGAGGACGACCTCGGCGCGCACTGGGAGTCGTTCCAGGTGCCGGTGCTCACCACCGACCGGTTCCTGAACGTGCTGACCTACATCAAGTCCTACCTGGACGGCACGCTCACCTTCCGCCGCTCCTGCGCGCACGGGGTCTGCGGCTCCGACGCCATGCGGATCAACGGGGTGAACCGGCTGGCCTGCAAGGTCCTGATGAAGGACATGCTGCCCAAGGACGGCAAGAGCATCACCGTCTCCGTCGAGCCGATCCGCGGCCTGCCGGTGGAGAAGGACCTCATCGTGAACATGGAGCCGTTCTTCGACGCGTTCCGCGCGGTGAAGCCCTACCTGATGACCTCGGGCAACGAGCCGACCCGCGAGCGGATCCAGAGCCAGGCCGATCGGGCCAGGTTCGACGACACCACCAAGTGCATCCTCTGCGCCTGCTGCACCACCTCGTGCCCGGTGTACTGGCACGACGGCAGCTACTTCGGCCCGGCCGCGATCGTGAACGCGCACCGCTTCATCTTCGACAGCAGGGACGAGGGCGCGCGCGAGCGGCTCGACATCCTGAACGACGTCGAGGGCGTGTGGCGCTGCCGCACCACCTTCAACTGCACCGACGCCTGCCCCCGTGGCATCGAGGTGACCAAGGCGATCCAGGAGGTCAAGCGGGCCCTGCTCTTCGCCCGCTGA
- the sdhA gene encoding succinate dehydrogenase flavoprotein subunit gives MTEIRPVQEHRYDVLIVGAGGAGMRAAIEAGPRARTAVLTKLYPTRSHTGAAQGGMCAALANVEEDNWEWHTFDTVKGGDYIVDQDAAEIMAKEAIDAVLDLEKMGLPFNRTPEGRIDQRRFGGHTRDHGKAPVRRACYAADRTGHMILQTLYQNCVKHDVEFFNEYYALDLVLTETDHGPVATGIVAYELATGELHVFHAKSIIFATGGSGRMYKTTSNAHTLTGDGMAIVFRKGLPLEDMEFHQFHPTGLAGLGILISEAVRGEGGILRNAEGERFMERYAPTIKDLAPRDIVARSMVLEVLEGRGAGPNKDYVYIDVTHLGADVLEEKLPDITEFSRTYLGVDPVKELVPVFPTCHYVMGGIPTRIRGEVLRDNENVVPGLYAAGECACVSVHGANRLGTNSLLDINVFGRRAGIAAAEYAERSEFVELPENPAAMVQDWLALILSDHGNERVADIRTELQRSMDNNASVFRTEDTLKQALTDIHTLKERYARITVQDKGKRYNSDLLEAVELGFLLELAEVTVVGALNRKESRGGHAREDYPDRDDVNFMRHTMAYKEGAELLSDIRLDFKPVVQTRYEPMERKY, from the coding sequence ATGACAGAAATTCGTCCTGTTCAAGAGCACCGCTACGACGTCCTGATCGTCGGTGCGGGCGGCGCGGGCATGCGCGCGGCGATCGAGGCGGGGCCGCGCGCCAGGACCGCGGTCCTGACCAAGCTGTACCCGACCCGCAGCCACACCGGCGCGGCCCAGGGCGGCATGTGCGCGGCGCTGGCCAACGTCGAAGAAGACAACTGGGAGTGGCACACCTTCGACACCGTCAAGGGTGGCGACTACATCGTCGACCAGGACGCCGCCGAGATCATGGCCAAGGAGGCCATCGACGCGGTGCTCGACCTGGAGAAGATGGGGCTTCCGTTCAACCGGACCCCCGAGGGCCGGATCGACCAGCGCCGCTTCGGCGGGCACACCCGCGACCACGGCAAGGCGCCGGTGCGCCGCGCCTGCTACGCCGCGGACCGCACCGGCCACATGATCCTGCAGACGCTGTACCAGAACTGCGTCAAGCACGACGTGGAGTTCTTCAACGAGTACTACGCGCTCGACCTGGTGCTCACCGAGACCGACCACGGCCCGGTCGCCACCGGCATCGTCGCCTACGAGCTGGCCACCGGTGAGCTGCACGTCTTCCACGCGAAGTCGATCATCTTCGCCACCGGCGGCTCCGGCCGGATGTACAAGACCACCTCGAACGCGCACACCCTGACCGGCGACGGCATGGCCATCGTGTTCCGCAAGGGGCTGCCGCTGGAGGACATGGAGTTCCACCAGTTCCATCCCACGGGGCTGGCCGGGCTCGGCATCCTGATCTCCGAGGCGGTCCGCGGCGAGGGCGGCATCCTGCGCAACGCCGAGGGCGAGCGCTTCATGGAGCGCTACGCCCCCACCATCAAGGACCTCGCGCCGCGCGACATCGTCGCCCGCTCGATGGTGCTCGAGGTGCTGGAGGGCCGCGGCGCGGGCCCGAACAAGGACTACGTCTACATCGACGTGACCCACCTCGGCGCGGACGTGCTCGAGGAGAAGCTGCCCGACATCACCGAGTTCTCCCGCACCTACCTCGGGGTCGACCCGGTGAAGGAGCTGGTCCCGGTATTCCCGACCTGTCACTACGTGATGGGCGGCATCCCGACCCGGATCCGCGGCGAGGTGCTGCGCGACAACGAGAACGTGGTGCCCGGGCTGTACGCCGCGGGCGAGTGCGCCTGCGTCTCGGTGCACGGCGCCAACCGGCTCGGCACCAACTCGCTGCTCGACATCAACGTCTTCGGCAGGCGGGCGGGCATCGCCGCCGCCGAGTACGCGGAGCGCTCCGAGTTCGTCGAGCTGCCGGAGAACCCGGCGGCCATGGTGCAGGACTGGCTCGCGCTGATCCTCTCCGACCACGGCAACGAGCGGGTGGCCGACATCCGCACCGAGCTGCAGCGGTCGATGGACAACAACGCGTCGGTGTTCCGCACCGAGGACACGCTGAAGCAGGCGCTGACCGACATCCACACGCTCAAGGAGCGTTACGCGCGGATCACCGTGCAGGACAAGGGCAAGCGATACAACAGCGACCTGCTCGAGGCGGTCGAGCTCGGCTTCCTGCTGGAGCTGGCCGAGGTCACCGTCGTCGGCGCGCTGAACCGCAAGGAGTCGCGCGGCGGGCACGCCCGCGAGGACTACCCGGACCGGGACGACGTCAACTTCATGCGGCACACGATGGCGTACAAGGAGGGCGCGGAGCTGCTCTCCGACATCCGCCTCGACTTCAAGCCGGTCGTGCAGACCCGCTACGAGCCGATGGAGCGTAAGTACTGA
- a CDS encoding succinate dehydrogenase hydrophobic membrane anchor subunit has product MSAPVLGKSYDRPASLDLPRSPRGRASSNFEKYAWLFMRFSGLLLIVLVIGHMSIMLLLDGGVKRLNFAFVAGRWSSPFWQVWDLSMLWLAQLHGGNGLRTVIADYSRKDSTRFWLNSLLAISIILIVSVGTYVIFTFDPNIS; this is encoded by the coding sequence ATGTCTGCACCCGTCCTCGGCAAGTCCTACGACCGCCCGGCCAGCCTCGATCTGCCGCGCTCGCCGCGCGGCCGGGCGAGCAGCAACTTCGAGAAGTACGCCTGGCTGTTCATGCGCTTCTCCGGGCTGCTGCTGATCGTGCTCGTGATCGGCCACATGTCGATCATGCTGCTGCTCGACGGCGGCGTGAAGCGGCTCAACTTCGCCTTCGTGGCAGGCCGCTGGTCCAGCCCGTTCTGGCAGGTCTGGGACCTGTCGATGCTCTGGCTCGCCCAGCTGCACGGCGGCAACGGGCTGCGCACCGTGATCGCGGACTACTCCCGCAAGGACTCGACCCGGTTCTGGCTGAACTCGCTGCTCGCGATCTCGATCATCCTGATCGTCAGCGTCGGCACGTACGTCATCTTCACCTTCGACCCCAACATCAGTTAG